In Treponema rectale, a single genomic region encodes these proteins:
- the xylB gene encoding xylulokinase produces MEYLLGIDLGTSGTKTVLFDLEGVPVASKTVEYPLYQPQNGWAEQDPLDWWNASVEGIKSVLGESGIDSSLIKGIGISGQMHGLVLLDKGGNVLRKSIIWCDQRTGAECEEITQKVGASRLIEITANPALTGFTASKILWVKNHEPEVYEKTAHILLPKDYVRYMLTGEFATEVSDASGMQLLDVPGRKWSDEVLAKLDIDKALLAKVYESPEVTGAVCQKAAEVTGLKKGTVVAGGAGDNAAAAVGTGTVVDGKAFTTLGTSGVVFAHTSKVSIDPAGRVHTFCCAVPGEWHVMGVTQAAGLSLKWFRDNFCNEEILAAKGMNKDPYYIMDAQAERIPIGCERLLYLPYLMGERTPHLDPNCRGVFFGLSALHTKQHLLRAVMEGVTYSQRDSLEVLRGMGISIEEMYACGGGGSSPLWRQMLADVFGCPVKTVASKEGPALGVAILAGVAAGIYASVPEACCSIIKTNPAQNPVAENSAEYEKFYSVYKSLYPALKENFAKLSSL; encoded by the coding sequence ATGGAATATTTACTTGGAATCGATTTAGGAACCAGCGGAACAAAAACCGTGCTTTTTGATTTAGAAGGAGTTCCGGTTGCATCAAAAACTGTGGAGTATCCTTTATATCAGCCGCAGAACGGATGGGCAGAACAGGATCCTCTTGACTGGTGGAATGCTTCTGTTGAAGGAATAAAATCGGTTCTTGGAGAAAGCGGAATTGATTCATCTTTGATAAAGGGAATCGGAATTTCAGGGCAGATGCATGGCCTTGTTCTTCTTGATAAAGGCGGAAATGTTTTAAGAAAATCAATTATCTGGTGTGACCAGCGTACCGGAGCAGAGTGTGAAGAAATTACGCAGAAGGTGGGCGCTTCACGATTGATTGAAATTACAGCAAATCCTGCTCTTACAGGTTTTACGGCATCAAAAATTCTGTGGGTAAAAAATCATGAGCCTGAAGTTTATGAAAAGACGGCACACATTCTTCTTCCAAAAGATTACGTGCGCTATATGCTTACGGGAGAGTTTGCAACGGAAGTAAGCGATGCTTCCGGAATGCAGCTTCTTGATGTTCCGGGGCGCAAATGGTCTGATGAAGTTTTAGCAAAACTTGATATTGATAAAGCTCTTCTTGCAAAGGTTTACGAGTCTCCGGAGGTTACAGGGGCTGTATGTCAGAAGGCTGCAGAAGTTACAGGCTTAAAAAAAGGAACTGTTGTTGCAGGGGGTGCGGGAGATAATGCAGCAGCTGCTGTCGGTACGGGAACAGTTGTTGACGGAAAGGCCTTTACAACTTTAGGAACCAGCGGAGTTGTTTTTGCCCACACTTCTAAAGTCAGCATTGATCCGGCTGGAAGAGTTCATACTTTCTGTTGTGCAGTTCCAGGTGAATGGCATGTTATGGGTGTAACTCAGGCCGCAGGACTTTCTTTAAAGTGGTTCAGGGATAATTTCTGTAATGAAGAAATTCTTGCAGCAAAGGGAATGAATAAAGATCCCTACTATATAATGGATGCTCAGGCAGAAAGAATTCCTATTGGCTGTGAAAGGCTTTTGTATCTTCCGTATCTTATGGGCGAACGTACTCCTCATCTTGATCCAAACTGCCGGGGTGTATTTTTTGGACTTTCTGCACTTCATACAAAGCAGCATTTACTTCGTGCAGTTATGGAAGGCGTTACATACAGTCAGAGAGATTCTCTTGAAGTTCTTCGGGGAATGGGTATTTCTATAGAAGAAATGTATGCCTGTGGCGGAGGAGGAAGCAGTCCTTTATGGAGGCAGATGCTTGCAGATGTTTTTGGCTGTCCTGTAAAAACTGTAGCAAGTAAAGAAGGTCCTGCTCTGGGTGTAGCAATTCTTGCCGGAGTTGCAGCAGGAATTTATGCATCGGTTCCTGAAGCCTGCTGTAGTATTATTAAGACTAATCCTGCTCAGAATCCTGTTGCAGAAAATTCTGCTGAATACGAAAAGTTTTATTCAGTTTATAAAAGTCTTTATCCCGCATTAAAAGAAAACTTTGCAAAACTGAGTTCTCTGTAA
- a CDS encoding EamA family transporter, with the protein MWIALVLFYGICKGIREVGKKEALKTSSTFEVLLIYSAISFLFVLPDFKNAMGLEAKYYGYIGIKSSVIFLAWIFSFIAIKKLPISLYGVLDLSRVLFASFSGLIILHETMNLLQWTGLALVCIGLISLKFSKKKTCESSEKTQKPQTAFVILAFASCALNGISGLLDKILMRQINSSQLQFWYMLFIVLLYTAYSIITKQNIRIVKTLKNPWVWLISILFVISDRALFIANGMEGSRITVMTMLKQSGTLVTILAGKFIYKEESILHKLICAAIIVTGILFGVLFKDEFTI; encoded by the coding sequence ATGTGGATTGCGCTGGTTTTATTCTACGGAATATGTAAAGGAATCCGTGAAGTCGGAAAAAAAGAAGCATTAAAAACAAGTTCAACTTTTGAAGTTCTGCTGATTTATTCAGCCATAAGTTTTTTATTTGTTCTTCCTGATTTTAAAAATGCAATGGGACTTGAGGCAAAATACTACGGATATATAGGGATAAAATCTTCCGTAATTTTTCTTGCATGGATTTTCAGTTTTATTGCAATAAAAAAACTTCCCATAAGCCTTTACGGAGTTCTGGATTTATCCCGGGTACTTTTTGCTTCCTTCTCAGGACTCATTATCCTTCACGAAACGATGAATCTTCTTCAGTGGACCGGACTGGCTTTAGTCTGCATCGGACTTATAAGCCTGAAATTTTCAAAAAAGAAAACGTGTGAATCTTCTGAAAAAACTCAGAAACCTCAGACCGCTTTTGTAATCCTTGCCTTTGCTTCCTGTGCCCTTAATGGAATTTCCGGACTGCTAGATAAAATACTCATGCGCCAGATTAACAGTTCCCAGCTTCAGTTCTGGTACATGCTTTTTATCGTGCTGCTGTATACTGCCTACTCTATTATTACAAAACAAAACATCCGCATAGTTAAGACATTAAAAAATCCCTGGGTATGGCTCATCAGCATCCTCTTTGTAATTTCTGACAGGGCACTTTTTATTGCCAACGGAATGGAAGGCAGCCGCATTACAGTAATGACGATGCTTAAACAGTCCGGCACGCTGGTTACGATTCTTGCAGGAAAATTCATTTATAAAGAAGAAAGTATCCTGCATAAATTAATCTGTGCCGCAATAATAGTTACAGGAATTCTTTTTGGAGTTTTATTTAAAGATGAATTTACAATCTAA
- a CDS encoding IS30 family transposase has translation MVFVQDIITGDNMSQYKHFSTKEREFILSGISKGLSLCMIAKGIGRNKSTVSRELRRNKVAEYYSPCEAQNYYLERRRNCCPKKKLLNQEIFNLVKDKFLNQQWSPQQISERLRLEKIEYFVSFNTIYRGIYSGMLDSRKLSHGEKGAKRHLRHKGKPRHRKGNEEKRGKIQITNNIAVGLVQLHIHQYFLQKTHLLSKMAVCLSKQVVLWQKYGFLYQTVSFPKKFLPQIYHTDCVLYAGLTIC, from the coding sequence ATGGTGTTTGTTCAAGACATTATTACAGGAGATAATATGAGTCAGTACAAACATTTTAGCACGAAAGAAAGAGAATTCATACTGTCCGGAATATCAAAAGGGCTTTCTCTTTGTATGATTGCTAAAGGAATAGGAAGAAATAAATCCACTGTAAGTCGTGAACTGAGGCGGAATAAAGTAGCAGAATATTACAGTCCTTGTGAAGCACAAAATTACTATTTAGAAAGACGAAGAAACTGCTGTCCGAAGAAAAAACTATTAAATCAAGAAATATTTAATCTCGTAAAAGATAAATTTCTGAATCAACAGTGGTCTCCTCAGCAAATTTCTGAAAGGCTCAGGCTTGAAAAGATAGAATATTTTGTAAGTTTCAATACAATCTATCGCGGAATATATTCAGGGATGTTAGATTCCAGGAAACTTTCACACGGTGAAAAGGGAGCAAAAAGACACTTAAGACACAAAGGCAAGCCAAGGCACAGAAAAGGAAATGAAGAAAAAAGGGGAAAGATTCAGATAACTAACAATATTGCAGTTGGTTTGGTGCAATTGCATATTCATCAGTATTTTCTGCAAAAAACTCATCTATTGTCAAAAATGGCAGTTTGTCTATCTAAGCAGGTGGTTTTATGGCAAAAGTACGGTTTTCTGTACCAAACTGTGTCCTTCCCTAAAAAATTTCTGCCTCAAATCTATCACACTGACTGCGTTTTGTATGCAGGGCTTACGATTTGCTGA
- a CDS encoding NADase-type glycan-binding domain-containing protein gives MKKNILFLLFIVNLIFLQAETFQKIDMKDFTLEDKWYDIDLGVSVDHSIRFKDNTMSFIDYEKGKKSENYIIESYKYRERKDGGLTFLDLENGTTYLCIASDDVLLLYKQNKKEPEYFGYFNLRAYEALRLPNKLCFEASTYLKEKNKEYPAENIGTWDLETPWVENVKGNGIGQKVTFGIDDSVIYIMTGYVSYEKPYLYKENSRPKKIKLTFLDVSKEPMIIELEDTPAPQKITLGERIESNVELEILEVYEGTKYQDTCINTIFFRVY, from the coding sequence ATGAAAAAGAATATTTTATTTTTGTTATTTATAGTGAATTTAATTTTTTTGCAGGCTGAAACTTTTCAGAAAATAGATATGAAAGATTTTACGCTTGAAGATAAATGGTATGACATCGATCTTGGTGTTAGCGTAGATCACAGTATCAGATTTAAAGATAATACTATGTCTTTCATTGATTATGAAAAAGGAAAAAAATCTGAAAACTATATCATTGAAAGTTACAAATATAGAGAAAGAAAGGATGGCGGCCTAACTTTTCTTGATTTAGAAAATGGAACAACTTATCTTTGTATAGCATCTGATGACGTTTTACTTCTCTATAAACAAAATAAAAAAGAACCTGAGTATTTTGGATATTTTAATCTTAGAGCTTATGAGGCTTTACGTCTTCCTAATAAATTATGTTTTGAGGCAAGTACATATTTAAAAGAAAAAAATAAAGAATATCCTGCAGAAAATATTGGAACATGGGATTTGGAAACTCCCTGGGTAGAAAATGTTAAAGGAAACGGGATTGGTCAGAAAGTAACATTTGGAATTGACGATAGTGTTATTTACATAATGACAGGATACGTATCTTATGAAAAACCATATCTCTATAAAGAAAATTCACGACCAAAAAAAATTAAGCTTACATTTCTTGATGTGAGTAAGGAACCGATGATAATAGAACTTGAAGATACGCCCGCTCCTCAAAAAATTACTTTAGGAGAAAGAATAGAAAGTAATGTAGAACTGGAAATTCTTGAAGTCTATGAAGGAACAAAATATCAGGATACATGTATCAATACAATATTTTTTAGAGTTTATTAA
- a CDS encoding RHS repeat domain-containing protein: protein MTSKISTENVTPDKKVGDDLNYELKYNYDNVNYAHRLINVGNRYYTYDDNGNIICEQDGKPSEEKITYGHAINEETENVYSTDYGWGLYKESSDNNQSSVSYKRSYSWNEKNQLISSVDSTYSTTYVYGQDGQRSNKFTQTSETVYFNKMWTLHTDSGNSVSGGQYAKNIYLGDTRIVTKLNSGNSPTYQEEYYKQYYYHSDHLGSASLISDYKGDEYQRLEYTPYGEIWIKKTTNTGNEYLPYKFTGKEMDEETGLYYYGARYLDPKYSIWISTDPALGEYIPAVGKANAKDSGSLPGMGGLFNPINSNLYHYAGNNPVKYVDPDGNEQTDAQKKQVTAFSNLASGDSNFKESLKNNIVLEIQRSADDNGFNGMYYRSTATLKAFDISLNEVPIQSTADHDKLNNGEPKYEGRTIPAGEYTGTLLNMSGCYLCAISITGNGVAYEEWVLVHPNAYTAKGINTPYRSDGKPQSLACQISELNNFQEIMNILHEFDMHGGEPKETDKIKEWKAGDKIKIIIRDPLPIGE from the coding sequence ATGACATCAAAGATAAGCACAGAAAATGTTACGCCAGATAAAAAGGTTGGTGATGATTTAAATTATGAATTAAAGTACAATTATGATAATGTAAATTATGCTCATCGCCTTATTAATGTTGGCAATAGATATTATACATATGATGATAACGGTAATATAATTTGCGAACAGGATGGAAAACCGTCTGAAGAAAAGATAACTTATGGACATGCAATAAATGAAGAAACAGAAAATGTTTATTCAACTGATTACGGATGGGGATTGTATAAAGAATCGTCAGATAATAATCAGTCGTCAGTAAGTTATAAGCGTTCATATTCATGGAATGAAAAGAATCAGCTGATAAGCAGTGTTGATTCTACTTATAGCACAACTTATGTTTATGGACAGGATGGACAACGTAGTAATAAATTTACACAAACATCAGAAACAGTATATTTTAATAAAATGTGGACTTTGCATACAGATAGCGGAAATAGTGTATCCGGTGGACAGTATGCGAAAAATATATATCTTGGTGATACCAGAATTGTTACAAAACTAAATTCCGGCAATTCACCTACATATCAGGAGGAATATTATAAGCAGTATTATTATCACAGTGATCATTTAGGTTCTGCTTCACTTATAAGTGATTATAAAGGTGATGAGTATCAAAGACTGGAATATACACCTTACGGTGAAATTTGGATAAAAAAAACTACTAATACTGGTAATGAGTATCTTCCATATAAGTTTACTGGTAAGGAAATGGATGAAGAAACAGGGCTTTATTACTATGGAGCACGCTATCTTGATCCAAAATACAGTATTTGGATATCAACAGATCCTGCTTTAGGTGAGTATATACCTGCCGTAGGCAAGGCAAATGCTAAAGATTCTGGAAGTTTACCGGGTATGGGAGGTCTCTTTAACCCGATCAACAGCAATTTGTACCACTACGCAGGAAATAATCCGGTTAAGTATGTGGACCCGGATGGAAATGAGCAGACCGATGCTCAAAAGAAACAGGTTACCGCTTTTTCAAATTTAGCATCAGGGGACTCAAACTTTAAGGAAAGTCTAAAAAACAATATTGTACTGGAAATACAGCGAAGCGCAGATGATAATGGCTTTAATGGAATGTATTATCGTTCAACTGCAACTCTTAAGGCTTTTGATATATCACTTAATGAAGTTCCAATACAATCAACTGCCGATCATGATAAGTTGAATAATGGTGAGCCAAAATATGAAGGCAGGACAATTCCAGCTGGGGAGTATACAGGAACTTTATTGAATATGTCCGGATGTTATTTATGTGCAATCTCAATTACAGGAAATGGTGTTGCATATGAAGAATGGGTTTTAGTTCATCCAAATGCATATACTGCAAAAGGGATAAATACTCCATATCGCTCTGATGGAAAACCTCAGAGTTTAGCATGTCAGATTTCAGAGCTTAATAATTTTCAGGAGATTATGAATATTCTGCATGAGTTTGATATGCATGGAGGAGAGCCAAAAGAAACTGATAAAATTAAGGAATGGAAAGCTGGAGATAAAATAAAAATAATAATAAGAGATCCATTACCAATAGGAGAATAA
- a CDS encoding type II toxin-antitoxin system RelE/ParE family toxin, whose amino-acid sequence MWNVDSSDEYDAWFLSLDEDCKEAVLQRVLLLQQYGPNLTRPYADVLHGSKKYKNLKELRNQTQQHLLRVSYYFDSKRKAFLLTGGDKKGKDQEKFYKDLITESEVIIERHEKELENERRNQNDGK is encoded by the coding sequence ATGTGGAATGTTGATTCATCAGATGAATATGATGCTTGGTTTCTGAGCTTGGACGAAGACTGTAAAGAAGCTGTATTACAAAGAGTTCTTTTACTACAACAGTACGGCCCAAATCTTACTCGTCCTTATGCAGATGTTCTTCATGGTTCAAAAAAATATAAGAACCTGAAAGAATTAAGAAATCAGACTCAACAACATCTTTTGAGAGTTTCCTATTATTTTGATTCCAAAAGGAAAGCATTTTTGCTTACCGGCGGAGATAAGAAAGGGAAAGATCAAGAAAAATTTTACAAGGATTTGATTACAGAATCCGAAGTAATCATCGAAAGACATGAGAAGGAGTTGGAAAATGAAAGACGCAATCAAAATGATGGAAAGTAA
- a CDS encoding helix-turn-helix domain-containing protein → MKDAIKMMESNMSPEAVRRAHIKAEQDIMSIRLAQLREEQNIKQSEMTNFTQSSVSKIEKRKDMKISTLIDYLDSLGMGLEIITYPKVAVSKKQEKVLLKV, encoded by the coding sequence ATGAAAGACGCAATCAAAATGATGGAAAGTAATATGTCTCCCGAAGCTGTTAGAAGAGCTCATATAAAGGCTGAACAGGATATTATGTCAATTCGACTTGCTCAGCTTCGAGAAGAGCAAAATATAAAACAATCAGAAATGACTAATTTTACTCAGTCATCTGTTTCAAAAATCGAAAAAAGAAAGGATATGAAAATTTCTACTTTAATAGATTACCTGGACAGTCTTGGAATGGGATTGGAAATAATTACATATCCAAAGGTTGCCGTATCAAAGAAACAAGAAAAAGTTTTGTTGAAAGTATAA